From a single Apostichopus japonicus isolate 1M-3 chromosome 12, ASM3797524v1, whole genome shotgun sequence genomic region:
- the LOC139978070 gene encoding uncharacterized protein: MVTKTVTMDFEDDIEDLWCEDCQHNHGLDCPKLGPAIRVEDRKVQTKAVATLPDNLSIQMIGGSRQVIASQPIARRTQFGPLEAKIVHEESVNVAVKYKIFGQQIVQHCLDLTNENDCNWMSLVTMSSDPKQQNLVSFQHQAQIFFLAMRDIQAGETLFAWYSPKYEAKLLQDAKKGCSSQSDTRRRNVEEAVQGNENLSPSQILSPKVKSKKSVLSSSDENRDVDIKDMSGNSPICSIESLAAKDDLSDEGGSDQEETADVVSEDDSEDFRVRDAPVVASQIASRNRPRSHHTNKEQNVVGNSDQANCEKGENRDSKILTKMNIESGSPKNVSDKQERGSEKSKFAYSCPFCPRKYPTTENLTNHMNIEHRNHVVNRYKCCKCAKNFEDFIRLQTHELGHESLLTSVCHVCGVRVLKTVADSHLQKRHPQSTEYSCLDCQEKFVTLQKFALHVRDHKEKELVDIQQMREDLSLEKVSSKKKKNKKEKKGRINSKKSKEVVKSVNNHKFEERCVFTDGEKTPTSSSSCMSAASSSCCNVSLNSREQSASETKKSLQEKRTKLHTERTERRGTRNDEKTLAEDRSSDLTIQMGAKVHDTRQSRKRGRLKMCSLSGREDWDDLQPTQEEAEESGRMENHDSLSDDIEGSDSPAGHRMRIQSEGIDKDSECPNSGKRIKRRKIKRKVKKETDGPLSFYCPLCNKVFHSLASLTNHNVKHKQRKHRCQHCNYSCITMSTLDEHILNTHKDVTLGIPEQFKYSCETEGCDKVFLSLGRLTKHLQYHLPVGQRRQRTSLEQDRDDTVRMEMIRGQASPLKDQSQASIHCPVCKREFDEVKVRNVHLCTHFRSIPCEGNKDVLVEVPSRGAKALTCTKCNQEYSSTNYLVRHYQQHHGIRVQLCCFCFDPMESNARLKQHMMDHISHDKTTPVDPNVSGMLANFHTCELCFAVFPNKSTLQRHTTSHIKAKDFICEICGKAFGRKDTLEDHVERHVQDKTFQCQICGKYLKAARSLVLHLATHTNERNFQCKFCLRGFKQMGNLNKHLLICGLKESARTFKSVKQRQAFIV; encoded by the exons ATGGTAACTAAGACTGTCACCATGGATTTTGAAGATGATATAGAAGATCTCT GGTGTGAGGACTGCCAGCACAACCACGGCCTGGATTGTCCTAAACTAGGCCCAGCGATCCGAGTGGAAGATAGAAAGGTGCAAACAAAGGCTGTTGCAACCCTGCCGGACAATCTGAGCATTCAAATGATAGGTGGCAGCAGACAGGTGATAGCATCACAACCTATTGCTAGAAGGACCCAGTTTGGACCATTGGAAGCCAAAATCGTACACGAAGAATCTGTGAACGTAGCAGTAAAGTACAAG ATTTTTGGCCAGCAGATAGTTCAACATTGTTTGGATTTGACCAATGAAAATGACTGTAATTGGATGTCCCTGGTAACAATGTCATCAGATCCAAAGCAACAGAACTTGGTCAGTTTCCAACATCAAGCTCAAATCTTTTTCTTGGCAATGAGAGATATTCAAGCAGGGGAGACCCTCTTTGCGTGGTATTCACCCAAATATGAGGCTAAACTCCTTCAAG ATGCAAAGAAGGGCTGTAGTAGTCAAAGTGacacaagaagaagaaatgttgaagAGGCAGTCCAAGGAAATGAGAACTTGAGTCCATCTCAAATCTTATCGCCAAAGGTTAAATCAAAGAAGTCTGTCCTCAGTTCCAGCGATGAAAATCGTGATGTCGACATTAAAGACATGTCTGGAAACAGCCCAATATGTAGCATAGAGTCTTTGGCAGCTAAAGATGATCTTAGTGATGAAGGAGGATCCGACCAAGAAGAGACAGCAGATGTCGTGAGCGAGGATGATTCGGAAGACTTCAGAGTACGAGATGCTCCAGTGGTGGCCTCCCAAATCGCATCAAGAAATCGACCGAGAAGTCACCACACGAATAAAGAGCAGAACGTTGTTGGTAACAGTGATCAAGCAAACTGTGAAAAGGGTGAAAATCGAGATAGCAAAATTCTGACGAAAATGAACATCGAGAGTGGATCACCGAAGAATGTGAGTGACAAACAAGAGAGAGGTTCCGAGAAGTCAAAGTTTGCCTACTCCTGCCCTTTTTGCCCGAGAAAATATCCTACCACAGAAAATCTCACCAACCACATGAACATCGAGCATAGAAATCATGTAGTTAACCGCTACAAGTGTTGCAAATGTGCCAAGAATTTCGAGGACTTCATCCGCCTTCAGACCCACGAGCTGGGCCACGAGAGTCTGCTAACTTCCGTCTGTCACGTCTGTGGTGTCAGGGTTCTCAAGACCGTGGCCGATTCACACCTGCAGAAGAGGCACCCACAAAGTACCGAATACTCGTGTCTAGATTGTCAAGAGAAGTTTGTTACGTTACAGAAGTTCGCTCTTCATGTTAGAGATCACAAGGAGAAAGAGCTTGTTGACATACAACAGATGAGAGAGGATTTGAGTTTGGAGAAAGTGTCttccaagaagaagaagaataagaaggagaagaaaggaagaataaatagtAAGAAATCAAAGGAAGTAGTAAAAAGTGTCAACAATCACAAATTTGAAGAGAGATGCGTTTTCACAGATGGTGAGAAGACGCCAACCTCTTCCTCGTCATGCATGTCAGCTGCCTCCTCCTCTTGCTGCAATGTATCCCTTAACTCGAGAGAACAAAGTGCATCAGAAACCAAAAAGAGCCTCCAGGAGAAGAGGACAAAATTACACACAGAGAGGACAGAAAGAAGAGGAACACGAAATGATGAAAAGACTCTAGCCGAAGACAGGAGCTCAGATCTTACAATCCAAATGGGGGCAAAAGTGCATGACACAAGGCAATCAAGGAAAAGGGGAAGGTTAAAAATGTGTTCTCTGAGTGGTAGGGAAGATTGGGATGACTTACAGCCAACTCAGGAAGAGGCAGAGGAATCAGGGAGGATGGAAAACCACGATTCGTTATCCGATGATATCGAAGGAAGTGACTCTCCGGCTGGCCATCGGATGAGAATACAAAGTGAAGGGATCGACAAAGATTCCGAATGTCCAAACTCTGGCAAACGCATCAAACGCAGAAAGATCAAAAGAAAAGTCAAGAAGGAAACAGACGGGCCTCTCTCATTCTATTGTCCACTTTGCAACAAAGTTTTCCACTCTTTGGCGAGCTTGACCAATCACAACGTGAAGCACAAACAACGTAAACATAGATGCCAGCACTGCAATTATTCTTGCATCACTATGTCAACTCTTGATGAGCACATATTAAACACCCATAAAGATGTGACCTTGGGAATACCGGAGCAGTTTAAATATTCCTGTGAGACGGAGGGATGTGATAAGGTCTTCCTATCGTTAGGTCGTCTCACCAAACACTTACAGTATCATCTCCCCGTAGGACAGAGGAGACAAAGGACATCTCTAGAACAAGACAGAGATGATACTGTGCGAATGGAAATGATCAGAGGACAGGCATCTCCTCTAAAGGACCAATCGCAGGCAAGCATTCACTGCCCAGTGTGCAAGAGAGAATTTGACGAGGTCAAAGTTCGAAACGTGCATCTCTGCACCCACTTCAGGAGTATTCCGTGCGAGGGAAACAAGGATGTTTTAGTCGAAGTGCCATCCCGGGGCGCAAAGGCTCTGACCTGTACGAAGTGCAATCAAGAGTATTCAAGTACAAATTACTTGGTCCGGCATTACCAGCAGCACCACGGGATCAGAGTACAGCTATGCTGCTTTTGTTTTGATCCCATGGAATCCAATGCTAGATTGAAACAGCACATGATGGATCACATCAGTCATGATAAAACAACTCCTGTGGATCCCAACGTGAGCGGAATGCTCGCCAACTTTCACACTTGTGAACTATGCTTCGCTGTATTCCCCAACAAGTCAACACTACAGCGCCACACCACAAGTCACATCAAAGCGAAGGATTTCATCTGCGAGATATGTGGGAAGGCTTTCGGTAGGAAAGACACCTTGGAGGATCACGTGGAACGCCACGTGCAGGATAAAACATTTCAGTGTCAGATTTGTGGTAAATATTTAAAAGCAGCGAGATCTTTAGTCTTGCACCTTGCTACCCACACAAATGAACGGAACTTCCAATGTAAGTTCTGCTTGAGAGGATTTAAACAGATGGGTAACCTTAACAAACATCTCCTAATATGTGGCTTAAAAGAATCTGCGAGAACATTCAAATCAGTTAAGCAAAGACAAGCATTCATCGTTTGA
- the LOC139977365 gene encoding gamma-secretase subunit PEN-2-like, translating into MPSLERMKNPEKLELCRKYFIIGCFALPFMWFINFVWFFKEGFMRPTYDEQKQIRKYLIWSLIGAILWTIVIITWVTIFQLKRVEWGQTGDRLSLVIPKGML; encoded by the exons ATGCCTAGTCTAGAGAGGATGAAGAATCCTGAAAAACTGGAATTATGTCGCAAGTATTTCATCA TCGGTTGCTTTGCTTTACCTTTCATGTGGTTCATTAACTTTGTGTGGTTCTTCAAAGAAGGCTTTATGAGACCAACCTATGACGAACAGAAACAAATCAGAAAAT ATTTAATTTGGTCTTTAATCGGTGCCATCCTGTGGACGATAGTGATCATAACTTGGGTAACCATCTTTCAGCTCAAGAGGGTAGAATGGGGCCAGACAGGTGACAGACTGTCCCTCGTGATACCAAAAGGAATGCTCTGA
- the LOC139978072 gene encoding splicing factor U2AF 26 kDa subunit-like translates to MAEYLASIFGTEKDKVNCSFYFKIGACRHGDRCSRLHNKPTFSQTILIQNIYQNPQNTAQSADGSHLPQMSDVEMQQHFDDFFEEIFVELELKYGEIEEMNVCDNLGDHLVGNVYIKFRREEDAEKAVEHLNTRWFNGQPIRSELSPVTDFREACCRQYEMGECTRGGFCNFMHLKPISRQLRRELYGRKKASGAGGGIGGGRRRSRTRSRSRERGGGGGGQKSRSRSRDRDRRRDRSPGERERSGRF, encoded by the exons ATGGCCGAATATCTCGCTTCCATTTTTGGTACCGAAAAGGACAA AGTTAACTGTtcgttctactttaaaattgGTGCATGTCGTCATGGAGATAGATGTTCCAGGTTACACAACAAGCCAACATTCAGTCAGACAATTCTGATTCAGAATATCTACCAGAATCCGCAGAATACAGCACAGAGCGCTGATGGATCCCATT TGCCACAGATGAGTGACGTGGAGATGCAGCAGCACTTTGATGACTTCTTTGAAGAGATATTTGTAGAACTTGAGCTCAAGTACGGAGAAATAGAAGAAATGAACGTTTGTGACAACCTCGGAGACCATCTCGTTGGCAATGTCTACATCAAA TTCAGACGTGAGGAAGATGCAGAAAAAGCAGTTGAGCATTTGAATACGAGATGGTTCAATGGTCAACCAATCAGATCAGAGCTCTCTCCAGTAACTGACTTCAGGGAAGCTTGCTGTCGTCAGTATGAGATGGG TGAATGCACCAGAGGCGGTTTCTGTAACTTCATGCATCTCAAGCCGATATCTAGGCAATTGAGAAGAGAGCTGTACGGAAGGAAGAAGGCCAGTGGGGCCGGAGGCGGAATAGGGGGCGGAAGGAGGCGGTCCCGTACACGCTCCAGGAGCAGGGAgcgaggaggaggtggaggaggtcAAAAGTCAAGAAGTAGGAGCCGAGACAGAGACAGGAGGAGGGATCGTTCACCCGGCGAACGAGAGAGATCCGGACGATTCTGA
- the LOC139977441 gene encoding late histone H2A.L3, producing the protein MSGRGKGAGKTRAKAKSRSSRAGLQFPVGRVHRFLRRGNYAQRIGAGAPVYLAAVLEYLAAEILELAGNAARDNKKSRIIPRHLQLAIRNDEELNKLLSGVTIAQGGVLPNIQAVLLPKKTGKPAKQTSQSLEY; encoded by the coding sequence ATGTCTGGTCGAGGTAAAGGTGCAGGAAAGACGCGGGCCAAGGCTAAGTCGAGGAGTTCAAGGGCAGGCCTTCAGTTCCCCGTTGGTCGCGTACATCGATTTTTGAGGAGAGGAAACTATGCCCAAAGAATCGGAGCAGGTGCCCCAGTGTACCTTGCAGCTGTGTTGGAATACCTGGCTGCTGAGATCCTCGAGTTGGCTGGTAATGCCGCCCGTGACAACAAGAAAAGCAGAATCATTCCCCGTCACCTTCAACTTGCCATCAggaacgacgaggagttgaacaaactacTCAGTGGAGTCACCATCGCACAGGGAGGTGTCTTGCCAAATATCCAAGCTGTCCTCCTCCCCAAGAAGACTGGGAAGCCAGCAAAACAGACTTCACAGTCTCTGGAATACTAA